From one Flavobacterium sp. N502536 genomic stretch:
- the rnc gene encoding ribonuclease III, whose translation MNIIKKIFSKSRSLEDGIFFDTIQKILGFQPASIDFYKKAFTHRSSNKLDESGHPINYERLEFLGDAMLSAVIAAHLFNKAPNGDEGYLTKMRSKIVSREHLNELGKDLNLVRFVESKVPIQHFGENIHGNIFESLIGAIYLDKGYSFCERFIQKRVITPYVDIARLEGKVISYKSLVIEWCQKEKRIFHYDIFEDNGIDGQRLFGVKLSIDDKVVARARATSKKKAEEKASQRAYFAFQEKIDKK comes from the coding sequence ATGAATATTATCAAAAAAATATTTTCAAAATCCCGTTCTCTAGAAGACGGGATTTTTTTTGACACTATTCAGAAAATACTTGGTTTTCAGCCTGCCTCTATCGATTTTTATAAGAAAGCTTTTACACATCGCTCTTCAAATAAACTGGACGAGTCAGGACATCCGATCAATTACGAGCGATTGGAATTTTTAGGAGACGCTATGTTAAGTGCTGTAATTGCTGCACATTTGTTTAACAAAGCACCCAACGGCGACGAAGGTTATCTGACCAAAATGCGTTCGAAAATCGTAAGTCGCGAACATTTGAATGAATTGGGTAAAGATCTGAATCTGGTTCGCTTTGTAGAAAGCAAAGTTCCGATCCAACATTTCGGCGAAAATATTCATGGTAATATTTTCGAATCCCTTATTGGAGCCATTTACCTCGATAAAGGTTATTCGTTTTGCGAACGATTTATTCAAAAAAGAGTGATTACACCTTATGTCGATATTGCACGACTTGAGGGAAAAGTAATTAGCTATAAAAGTTTGGTTATCGAATGGTGTCAGAAAGAAAAAAGAATTTTTCACTATGACATTTTTGAAGATAACGGCATTGATGGCCAACGCTTGTTTGGTGTCAAATTAAGTATCGACGATAAAGTAGTCGCAAGAGCACGCGCAACTTCAAAAAAGAAAGCAGAAGAAAAAGCTTCACAAAGGGCATATTTTGCATTTCAGGAAAAAATAGACAAGAAATAG
- a CDS encoding acyl carrier protein, whose amino-acid sequence MSDIASRVKAIIVDKLGVDENEVVTEASFTNDLGADSLDTVELIMEFEKEFDIQIPDDQAENIATVGQAISYIEEAKK is encoded by the coding sequence ATGTCAGACATTGCATCAAGAGTAAAAGCGATTATCGTAGACAAATTAGGTGTTGACGAAAACGAAGTTGTAACAGAAGCAAGCTTCACTAATGATTTAGGAGCTGACTCATTAGACACTGTTGAGCTTATTATGGAATTCGAAAAAGAATTTGATATTCAAATTCCAGACGATCAAGCAGAAAACATTGCTACTGTTGGTCAAGCTATTTCTTATATCGAAGAAGCTAAAAAATAA
- the purN gene encoding phosphoribosylglycinamide formyltransferase: MKKIVVFASGSGTNAENIIKYFARTKFANVVSVFTNNASAKVIERAKNHQIPVEIFSKNELLERNVLQKIQEIGPDLIVLAGFLLKFPEHIIEQYPDKIINIHPALLPHYGGKGMYGMHIHKTVVDNKEKETGISIHFVNENYDEGGIIFQKSVALTEQDTPETVAEKIHELEQKYFPEIISRLLEA, translated from the coding sequence ATGAAAAAAATTGTTGTTTTTGCCTCAGGATCAGGAACTAATGCTGAAAACATTATAAAATATTTTGCAAGGACCAAATTTGCGAACGTCGTTTCGGTTTTTACAAATAACGCTTCGGCAAAAGTTATTGAAAGAGCAAAAAATCATCAAATTCCAGTCGAAATCTTCTCGAAAAATGAACTTTTAGAAAGAAATGTTTTACAAAAAATACAGGAAATAGGTCCGGATCTGATAGTTCTTGCAGGTTTCTTATTGAAATTTCCAGAACATATAATAGAACAATATCCCGATAAAATAATAAACATACATCCTGCGCTTTTGCCTCATTATGGAGGTAAAGGAATGTATGGTATGCACATACACAAAACTGTAGTGGACAATAAAGAAAAAGAAACCGGAATCTCTATTCATTTTGTAAATGAGAATTATGATGAAGGTGGTATCATCTTTCAGAAAAGTGTAGCCTTAACCGAACAGGACACCCCGGAAACAGTGGCCGAAAAGATTCATGAACTGGAACAAAAGTATTTTCCGGAAATCATTTCGAGATTGTTAGAAGCTTAG
- the fabF gene encoding beta-ketoacyl-ACP synthase II has translation MALRRVVVTGLGALTPIGNNIQEYWNALVNGVSGAAPITYYDTEKHKTKFACEVKNFNIEDFMDRKESRRLDKFAQYAVAASDEAIKDAGLTNDNIDKQRVGVIWGAGIGGLETFQEEVIYYAKGDGTPKFNPFFIPKMIADIAPAHISMRNGYMGPNYTTVSACASSANALIDAFNYIRLGMCDVIVSGGSEAAITIAGMGGFNSMHALSTRNESPETASRPFDGTRDGFVLGEGAGALVLEDYEHAKARGAKIYCEIGGGGMSSDAYHLTAPHPEGIGVIAVMKNTLRDAGMTPEDVDHINTHGTSTPLGDVAELKAISAVFGDHAKTININSTKSMTGHLLGAAGAIEAIASILAMQHGIVPPTINHTVVDENIDPSLNLTLNKPQKREVNVAMSNTFGFGGHNACVLFKKLVD, from the coding sequence ATGGCATTAAGGCGAGTTGTTGTAACAGGATTAGGTGCACTTACTCCTATCGGGAATAATATCCAGGAATATTGGAATGCACTTGTGAATGGAGTTAGCGGAGCCGCTCCTATCACATATTATGATACAGAAAAGCATAAAACGAAATTTGCCTGTGAAGTAAAAAACTTCAATATTGAAGATTTTATGGATCGTAAAGAATCTCGTAGATTAGATAAATTTGCTCAATATGCGGTTGCTGCCAGTGATGAAGCTATTAAAGATGCCGGACTTACTAATGATAATATCGACAAACAAAGAGTAGGTGTTATCTGGGGAGCAGGAATCGGAGGTCTGGAAACTTTCCAGGAAGAAGTAATTTATTATGCAAAAGGAGACGGAACACCAAAATTCAATCCGTTTTTTATCCCTAAAATGATTGCCGATATAGCACCTGCACACATTTCGATGCGTAACGGATATATGGGACCAAATTATACTACTGTTTCTGCATGTGCATCTTCTGCAAATGCATTAATTGATGCTTTCAACTACATTCGTTTAGGAATGTGTGATGTTATTGTATCCGGTGGTTCAGAAGCTGCCATTACCATTGCCGGTATGGGAGGTTTTAACTCTATGCACGCCTTATCAACAAGAAACGAAAGCCCTGAAACAGCTTCAAGACCTTTTGACGGAACCAGAGACGGTTTTGTTTTAGGTGAAGGAGCCGGAGCATTAGTACTTGAAGATTACGAACATGCTAAAGCCAGAGGCGCAAAAATTTACTGTGAAATTGGCGGTGGCGGAATGTCGTCTGATGCTTACCACTTAACAGCACCACATCCGGAAGGAATTGGCGTTATTGCGGTAATGAAAAACACGCTTAGAGATGCCGGAATGACTCCTGAAGATGTTGATCATATCAACACACACGGAACTTCTACTCCATTAGGAGATGTGGCTGAATTAAAAGCAATCAGTGCTGTTTTTGGAGATCATGCAAAAACAATCAATATCAACTCTACAAAATCAATGACAGGTCACTTATTAGGTGCAGCCGGAGCTATTGAAGCAATTGCTTCTATTTTAGCAATGCAGCACGGAATTGTGCCTCCAACGATTAATCACACTGTAGTTGATGAGAACATTGATCCTTCATTGAATCTTACCTTAAACAAACCTCAAAAGAGAGAAGTAAATGTTGCGATGAGTAACACTTTTGGTTTTGGTGGACACAATGCTTGCGTATTGTTTAAAAAATTAGTGGACTAA